In Anopheles gambiae chromosome 2, idAnoGambNW_F1_1, whole genome shotgun sequence, a single window of DNA contains:
- the LOC1269189 gene encoding carbonic anhydrase 7, translating into MQLSIGSRCCRSVSSLLFALLLIGGRYDGADGHRFGYSKPDQRRWSKAHQSCAGAHQSPIAIHSHRAVPLYMPAIELVGYNNLLPGPMTIHNNGHSVSLSIPKTDPTSGKHPYIFGGKLENEYELEGLHFHWGDKNNRGAEHVLNDIRYPLEMHIIHRNKKYKSVGEALGYSDGLTVLGFFYQVTEQDAPSINTLVRSFGQIVDYDQTLQLNHTFTLQSLIDGIDLTRFYTYKGSLTTPPCSEAVTWVVFPDLLELSVNQMKRFRTLDTGIHGSPMVDNYRALQPIGNRRVFVRKVNSRYTGLDVFEGRHHSKWDWVY; encoded by the exons ATGCAGTTGTCGATTGGATCGAGGTGCTGCCGGTCTGTTTCCTCACTGCTGTTCGCGCTGCTGCTAATCGGCG GCCGGTACGACGGTGCGGATGGGCATCGGTTCGGCTACTCGAAACCGGACCAGCGGCGTTGGTCCAAAGCGCACCAAAGCTGCGCCGGCGCGCATCAGTCACCGATTGCGATTCATAGCCATCGGGCCGTCCCGCTGTACATGCCGGCGATCGAGCTGGTCGGATACAACAATCTCCTTCCGGGCCCGATGACCATCCACAACAATGGCCATTCCG TGTCCCTCTCGATTCCGAAAACGGACCCAACGAGCGGCAAGCATCCGTACATCTTTGGCGGCAAGCTGGAGAACGAGTACGAGCTCGAAGGGCTGCACTTTCACTGGGGCGACAAAAACAACCGTGGCGCAGAGCACGTACTCAACGATATCAG GTATCCGCTCGAGATGCACATCATACATCGGAACAAAAAGTACAAATCCGTCGGCGAAGCGCTGGGCTATTCCGACGGTCTTACGGTGCTGGGCTTTTTCTACCAGGTCACCGAGCAGGACGCACCCAGCATCAACACACTGGTGCGCTCGTTCGGCCAGATCGTCGACTACGACCAGACGCTCCAGCTGAACCACACCTTCACCCTGCAGTCGCTGATCGACGGGATCGATCTGACGCGCTTCTACACGTACAAGGGTTCGCTCACGACGCCGCCCTGCTCCGAGGCGGTCACGTGGGTCGTCTTTCCCGATCTGCTTGAGCTTTCCGTCAACCAGATGAAGCGGTTTCGTACG cTCGACACTGGCATTCACGGTTCGCCCATGGTTGATAACTATCGGGCGCTGCAACCGATCGGCAATCGGCGCGTTTTCGTGCGCAAGGTAAACTCACGCTACACCGGGCTGGACGTGTTCGAAGGCAGACACCACAGCAAATGGGACTGGGTGTACTAG
- the LOC1269190 gene encoding uncharacterized protein LOC1269190 gives MPIMQCSSYLVLFFVLSIELVLVVHSDGEKNPLDPQGHMRGPATFPKQEPHNTTHDSATESATPSAYELKRQQLLEHPDGFDEAELKPLRETHINVLHEAIDAKLIDPSFIRTLGAVSEPPKVHDTTRDTLSIRSIEEDVNFTLGERVVRWKTMSAINVDRHVVVGLTAASAVVLLERDGQYVLSQELLLESAPIAFEVLSFWDTEHASAVGCVVISMGNFLVWYTLREQSEYKLEEEWRWPLHKTITQIKFFRQKEVDALLLIGRHPNRHESVSATVYEFSFNDRQFWLMQKLGLKHPCPSVGLVAAGEEYLVAFPQNTTVELYTFRVGDQNRRKFKAVGNYSSEALRSVYAFQIGRYAYVAISGKTPAVLRYKRGKFYEQKIPTEALEIVEAFFEIPARTYRDDMVLLVQHRMIFATHEIQRLEALVWNGVSFDLATNIPCMVGNEVIDNEVSCMLDLDRTDGLFGATIAQRGKSISIIVPRHEAHSSLYRMSIELLSGEHPILMKIQEIQETMDAFTKIIDYQNAVIEQAQSYVELMESDPVVLKRQNLSSVNTPLVRFAEDFDLAGVKMTIGQNSWREADLQADLTATVKTVQDVELSVDAMLSELQYSVRRDARSHDLQINGTVQVTGRLYIDGALHADDMYIQRFEQPRMDHLVRFGRDVHGQEVPTMQELHLKELNVEQLQFDRFNGIPAEELLYDVDGKVVLDGELVLGGDLYTNTVLLPEGGTVNGIDLSEALIYFNCKNRRWRNLTLDSLEVIDDVQVANKVNGARINLQEAESSLRNAIDEHGRVLRSKALHIEGDLSFERINGVPWKTFYDGLVFKDQPMRLGILNVEGNVTFASQTTVQFLNRLRFPEDYVLRSGPRESIITGQKYFKDSLTMDALDIDGFVNGINPFDFITLHDDQYIPGNVTFDSLEIEESLDVRGAVHGKHMDKFLDNPSLLQTKLLEAACEFNEVVVNGPIYVDQLDGYDLDHFLQSVVYVDEPYVEINASKHYRSLHFYEPIRIESNMIGEIHLDELLTKSTDQTINVSMVLGNVFFNRVQVHGLFGGINVTEWDTNSIKIFGDQHTQATLEFCPQYSLLYAKNLEIVGTLNGQPRAAFYDMEEEIVFRDQSIYMSELYASYLSLAGSEIDGPTNMLNDVHLPTFDAYRFSLSQPQTIQHDVLVDALYVSNAFAARYLNGLDVVRLQENVETYLNDDYMLSGRHVLDTLHIDGSVEIGTLNGVDLTQFLNNVIWLDRPNAVQSALHFLHPLHVDGDVSVDGALNEIPFVSFLRNVVYRTDGAAVEFTGSKLFTQGFDVVGDLHTPTINNVPVKDLVLKNESITFPGRVLTTGRVYVKEMIVSGTINGKSFKPIEAYYAYDNATDTHIIKGDLRLQGQQTIHSLEAYGGWNELMNVTHKLASLIRTNQDYYFKGHYVLQEEVHFKHGFTVDFVNGYNVSNVQNEIVYYDQQELIVFSEPVEFYGNVWGGPLHIAGDMIGKNLMGIDPDTLLQQTLLINKDYEIVDKIVFLPGAFKCDHLVAASINGLPTSGLITLHTEQTIDQPVYVKQIVIHHPLQVEGLVNGRDLRVERANTVMRYGEQTIDAPSVFNSIRVLNSATLPKILNGVPFGEPVQLTDDMTISSPLTFYKIAANDVYTNDTIGGIDFDHWYERALWTDGREHQAYWGRLRSRKFVFRDSIHGNGTINGLPINEIVRKLHSEKQFVEGELAKRRANYRASCRETQALINGTQKGVYFFNYFVQRQTIRVQQPIQSFWTFQHQGNHFLALNYGCGSKFFQWNPQDRVFVGLFKAHTGYVFEWQTVAAQDEKLYLVTRSAPTDEQCNVTGLAIWEFQGLSLELVKAMPDKDTDSLFVDPSTSGRFYVLERTTVLEYDVTGKVQEEWDLSRIFEAASFVPSSLGVGLALADGKRIAVLSRAEGTIKPSRSKRSHDDPLVNLALFASPITVYNQMQRNSSYYRTDDTPDEYTQEVSLLTQPDPLNEIGTIQESNDTVIITRQTQTDLMEPLEPLPEPRIAKVVPLGRISTTENSHFPDPATGELLTFHVGLRGEARRLLVAVTDTVNTIIQGNHDTVRIYSDILQGHLFQIISCHRPAQLAVLEVRDETILAFVENHRKVQLYTYRGRKGFVLWNSFNLASPGVQMASVQLPQAPFFKCNLHYLAIALSSKELTFLKAKTQGDCGINLQLDCGTV, from the exons ATGCCTATCATGCAGTGTAGCTCGTATCTAGTGCTTTTCTTTGTGCTCTCTATTGAGCTGGTG CTTGTAGTGCATAGTGATGGGGAAAAAAATCCGCTCGATCCACAGGGCCACATGCGAGGGCCGGCCACCTTTCCGAAACAGGAACCTCACAACACAACGCACGATTCCGCGACGGAATCAGCTACCCCTTCCGCGTACGAACTAAAGCGCCAACAGTTGCTAGAACATCCGGACGGGTTCGACGAGGCGGAGCTGAAACCGCTGCGCGAAACACACATCAACGTGCTGCACGAAGCGATCGATGCGAAGCTGATCGATCCAAGCTTCATCCGTACGCTGGGCGCCGTATCGGAACCGCCGAAGGTGCACGATACCACCCGGGATACGCTTTCGATACGGTCCATCGAGGAGGACGTTAACTTTACGCTCGGCGAGCGGGTAGTGCGCTGGAAGACGATGAGTGCGATCAACGTCGATCGGCACGTGGTCGTGGGGCTAACGGCGGCCAGtgcggtggtgctgctggagcGCGACGGCCAGTACGTCCTGAGCCaggagctgctgctcgagTCGGCCCCGATTGCCTTCGAGGTGTTAAGCTTCTGGGACACGGAGCATGCGTCAGCGGTCGGGTGTGTGGTCATATCGATGGGCAACTTTCTCGTCTGGTACACGCTGCGCGAACAGTCGGAGTACAAGCTGGAGGAGGAATGGCGCTGGCCGCTGCACAAAACAATTACGCAAATTAAATTCTTTCGCCAGAAGGAGGTTGatgcgctgctgctgatagGTCGGCATCCGAATCGGCACGAGTCGGTGTCGGCCACCGTGTACGAGTTTTCCTTCAACGATCGACAGTTTTGGTTGATGCAGAAGCTCGGCCTAAAGCATCCCTGCCCATCGGTAGGGCTAGTGGCCGCCGGGGAAGAGTATTTGGTTGCGTTTCCGCAGAATACGACCGTAGAGCTGTACACGTTCCGTGTCGGCGATCAGAACCGTAGGAAGTTTAAAGCCGTAGGTAACTACAGCTCGGAAGCGCTCCGCTCGGTGTACGCCTTTCAAATAGGACGCTACGCGTACGTTGCTATCAGCGGCAAAACGCCGGCCGTTTTGCGCTACAAGCGGGGTAAGTTTTACGAGCAGAAGATCCCCACCGAGGCGCTGGAGATAGTGGAAGCGTTCTTTGAGATACCGGCCCGAACGTACCGGGACGatatggtgctgctggtgcagcatCGTATGATTTTTGCCACGCACGAAATACAGCGCCTGGAAGCGCTCGTGTGGAACGGTGTGTCGTTCGACCTGGCCACCAACATACCGTGCATGGTAGGGAACGAGGTGATCGACAACGAGGTCAGCTGCATGCTGGATCTCGACCGCACGGACGGGTTGTTCGGTGCGACGATAGCGCAGCGCGGCAAATCCATATCGATCATTGTGCCGCGCCACGAGGCACACTCCAGTCTGTACCGCATGTCGATCGAGCTGCTGTCCGGGGAGCATCcgattttgatgaaaattcaaGAAATCCAGGAAACGATGGACGCGTTCACGAAGATAATCGACTACCAGAATGCGGTAATTGAGCAGGCGCAGTCGTACGTTGAGCTGATGGAAAGCGATCCGGTAGTGTTGAAGCGCCAGAACCTTAGCTCGGTCAATACGCCGCTGGTGCGCTTTGCGGAGGATTTCGATCTGGCCGGGGTGAAAATGACGATCGGACAAAACAGCTGGCGCGAGGCAGACTTGCAGGCCGATCTGACCGCCACTGTTAAAACGGTGCAGGACGTCGAGCTGAGTGTGGATGCAATGCTGTCCGAGTTGCAGTACAGCGTGCGACGGGATGCCCGCTCGCACGATCTTCAAATCAACGGTACGGTACAGGTGACGGGACGGCTGTATATCGACGGGGCGCTGCACGCGGACGATATGTACATACAGCGCTTTGAACAGCCACGCATGGACCATCTCGTACGGTTCGGTCGCGATGTGCACGGCCAGGAGGTACCGACGATGCAAGAGCTACACCTGAAGGAGTTGAACGTGGAGCAGCTTCAGTTCGATCGTTTCAATGGCATACCGGCGGAAGAGCTACTGTACGACGTAGACGGCAAGGTGGTGCTCGATGGGGAGCTGGTCCTCGGCGGTGATCTCTACACAAACACCGTGCTGCTCCCCGAGGGGGGCACAGTGAATGGGATCGATCTAAGCGAGGCGTTGATTTACTTCAACTGCAAAAATAGACGCTGGCGGAACCTGACGCTCGATTCGCTGGAAGTCATCGACGATGTGCAGGTGGCGAACAAAGTCAACGGGGCCCGCATCAATCTGCAGGAAGCGGAAAGCTCGCTGCGCAATGCAATCGATGAGCATGGGCGTGTGCTGCGGTCAAAGGCTTTGCACATCGAGGGTGATCTAAGCTTCGAGCGCATCAACGGTGTCCCTTGGAAAACGTTTTACGATGGGCTCGTTTTTAAGGATCAACCGATGCGGCTTGGAATTCTTAATGTGGAAGGG AATGTGACGTTTGCTAGCCAAACAACGGTACAGTTCTTGAACAGATTACGCTTCCCGGAGGATTATGTGCTACGATCAGGACCGCGTGAATCGATCATTACTGGCCAGAAGTATTTCAAGGACTCGTTAA CAATGGATGCGCTCGACATTGACGGTTTTGTGAACGGTATCAATCCGTTCGATTTCATCACACTACACGACGATCAGTATATCCCGGGCAATGTGACATTCGACTCACTCGAGATTGAAGAATCTCTCGATGTTCGCGGTGCCGTCCATGGCAAGCATATGGATAAATTTCTCGACAATCCATCCCTTCTCCAAACAAAGCTGCTGGAAGCGGCCTGCGAGTTTAACGAGGTAGTCGTTAACGGACCAATCTACGTCGATCAGCTCGATGGTTACGATCTGGACCACTTCCTGCAGAGCGTTGTGTACGTAGACGAACCGTACGTGGAAATTAACGCATCGAAACACTATCGCAGTCTACACTTTTACGAACCGATCCGGATCGAGTCGAACATGATCGGCGAGATACATCTGGACGAGCTGCTGACCAAGAGCACGGATCAGACGATCAACGTGAGCATGGTGCTGGGCAACGTGTTTTTCAACCGCGTACAGGTGCACGGCCTGTTCGGTGGCATCAACGTGACGGAGTGGGATACGAATTCGATCAAAATATTCGGCGACCAGCACACGCAGGCGACGCTAGAGTTCTGCCCTCAGTATTCCTTGCTGTACGCAAAGAACCTTGAGATAGTGGGAACCCTCAATGGTCAACCGCGGGCCGCGTTCTACGACATGGAGGAGGAAATCGTCTTCCGCGATCAATCCATCTACATGAGCGAACTGTACGCGAGCTACCTATCGCTTGCGGGCAGCGAGATCGATGGTCCAACGAACATGTTGAACGACGTCCATCTGCCCACGTTTGATGCGTACCGGTTCAGCTTAAGCCAACCGCAAACGATACAGCACGATGTGCTCGTCGACGCACTGTACGTTAGTAACGCGTTTGCTGCACGTTACCTTAACGGCTTGGATGTAGTACGGCTCCAGGAGAATGTGGAGACGTACCTGAACGATGATTACATGCTCAGCGGTAGGCATGTGCTCGATACGCTGCATATCGATGGAAGCGTCGAGATCGGTACCCTGAATGGAGTTGATTTGACGCAGTTTCTGAACAACGTCATATGGTTGGACCGACCGAATGCTGTCCAGAGTGCATTGCACTTTTTGCATCCCTTGCACGTAGACGGAGATGTGTCGGTCGATGGAGCCTTGAATGAGATACCTTTTGTCAGCTTCTTGAGAAACGTGGTTTACAGAACGGATGGGGCGGCGGTGGAGTTCACCGGATCAAAGCTGTTCACACAAGGGTTCGATGTGGTGGGCGATCTGCACACACCAACCATCAACAATGTGCCGGTAAAGGATCTGGTGCTCAAAAATGAATCGATCACTTTTCCCGGCCGCGTGCTAACGACGGGCAGAGTGTACGTGAAAGAGATGATTGTCAGTGGCACCATCAACGGGAAGTCGTTCAAACCAATCGAAGCGTACTACGCGTACGATAACGCTACCGACACGCACATCATCAAGGGTGATCTGCGTCTGCAAGGACAGCAGACCATTCACAGCCTAGAGGCGTACGGTGGCTGGAATGAGCTGATGAATGTGACGCACAAGCTTGCATCGCTCATCCGCACGAACCAGGACTACTACTTCAAGGGGCATTACGTCCTACAGGAGGAGGTTCATTTCAAGCATGGTTTTACGGTTGATTTCGTAAACGGGTACAATGTGTCGAACGTGCAGAACGAGATCGTATACTACGATCAGCAGGAACTGATCGTTTTTAGCGAACCAGTAGAATTCTATGGAAATGTGTGGGGAGGACCATTGCATATTGCGGGTGATATGATTGGGAAAAATTTGATGGGCATCGATCCGGACACGCTGTTGCAGCAAACATTGCTGATAAACAAGGATTATGAGATTGTGG ATAAGATAGTGTTCCTTCCGGGAGCCTTCAAATGTGACCATCTAGTGGCTGCTTCTATCAATGGCCTACCGACGAGCGGACTAATTACCCTGCACACGGAACAAACGATCGACCAGCCAGTTTATGTGAAGCAAATCGTCATTCACCATCCTCTACAAGTGGAAGGTCTTGTAAATGGGCGAGATCTTCGCGTGGAACGAGCAAATACCGTCATG CGTTACGGCGAACAAACGATCGACGCACCGTCAGTGTTCAACTCCATACGCGTGCTGAACAGTGCCACGCTGCCCAAGATTCTGAACGGTGTGCCGTTTGGCGAACCGGTACAGCTGACCGACGACATGACCATCTCGTCACCGTTAACGTTCTACAAAATTGCCGCCAACGATGTGTACACTAACGACACGATCGGGGGGATCGATTTCGATCACTGGTACGAGCGCGCCCTCTGGACCGATGGGCGTGAGCATCAAGCGTACTGGGGTAGGCTACGCTCTCGTAAATTCGTCTTCCGTGACAGCATCCACGGCAATGGTACGATCAACGGGTTGCCCATTAACGAGATCGTACGCAAGCTCCACTCCGAGAAACAGTTCGTCGAGGGTGAGCTGGCTAAACGTCGCGCCAACTATCGCGCCTCTTGTCGCGAAACGCAAGCCCTCATCAATGGTACGCAGAAGGGTGTGTACTTCTTTAACTACTTCGTGCAGCGGCAAACTATTCGCGTGCAGCAACCCATCCAGTCGTTCTGGACGTTCCAGCACCAGGGCAACCATTTCCTTGCGCTCAACTACGGCTGCGGTAGTAAGTTCTTCCAGTGGAACCCACAGGACCGAGTGTTCGTGGGACTGTTCAAGGCGCACACGGGATACGTTTTTGAGTGGCAAACTGTGGCTGCGCAGGATGAGAAGCTTTATCTAGTAACGCGATCGGCACCGACGGATGAGCAGTGCAATGTGACGGGGCTGGCGATATGGGAGTTCCAGGGACTTTCGCTGGAGCTGGTGAAGGCCATGCCGGATAAGGATACCGATAGCTTGTTTGTAGATCCTTCCACCAGTGGACGGTTCTACGTCTTGGAGCGCACGACCGTGCTCGAGTATGATGTGACTGGTAAGGTGCAGGAAGAATGGGACCTGTCACGCATCTTTGAAGCAGCAAGCTTTGTACCGAGCTCACTTGGTGTTGGACTGGCTTTGGCCGATGGGAAACGAATTGCGGTTCTGTCTAGAGCCGAAGGCACCATCAAACCCTCACGCTCCAAGCGCTCACACGATGATCCACTCGTAAATCTGGCCCTGTTCGCCTCCCCCATAACGGTGTACAATCAAATGCAAAGGAACAGCTCGTACTACCGCACGGATGATACTCCGGACGAATACACGCAGGAGGTGTCGCTACTCACCCAACCCGATCCGCTGAACGAAATCGGAACGATACAGGAAAGCAACGATACCGTCATAATAACGCGTCAAACACAAACGGACCTGATGGAACCTCTCGAACCACTACCCGAACCACGGATAGCCAAGGTAGTACCGCTCGGACGCATCAGCACCACGGAAAACAGCCACTTCCCTGATCCTGCCACCGGCGAACTGCTTACCTTCCACGTTGGTCTGCGGGGTGAAGCGCGCCGGCTACTAGTGGCAGTCACCGACACGGTCAACACGATCATCCAGGGCAACCACGACACGGTCCGCATCTACAGCGACATACTGCAGGGTCACCTGTTCCAGATCATATCCTGCCACCGGCCGGCACAGCTTGCGGTGCTAGAGGTTCGGGACGAAACGATACTGGCATTTGTGGAAAATCACCGCAAGGTACAACTCTACACGTACCGCGGCCGCAAAGGGTTCGTACTCTGGAACAGCTTCAATCTGGCCTCGCCCGGTGTGCAGATGGCGAGTGTGCAGCTACCGCAAGCACCCTTTTTCAAATGCAACCTGCACTATCTAGCAATAGCGCTGAGCAGCAAGGAGCTAACGTTTCTCAAAGCCAAAACGCAGGGCGACTGTGGCATCAATCTGCAGCTGGATTGCGGTACGGTGTAG